The Coprobacillus cateniformis DNA window TACGATATATATTTCCCAGAAGTTCATCTTCTATATACCCTGGACCATCTATTACCTTCACTTTATCACCTAAAATAACATTGTCATGTTTTTTATTTATATTTTGAATGATTGTCTTGAGATCTGGAAACTCATTTTTTAATGTTTTTACAATAGTATTTATATTTTTAATTGAATCTTGATATGTAATAAGAACCAACATAAGCTGTTGTGATGTCAAACCATATTTAACAAGAATATGCCTAATATTTCCTTGATGTGACATCTTGTCATAAGGATTTTCCTGAGCTTCCTGTAAAAGATTTCTTACACGATTGACCAAACGATTTGATTCATTATTTTGAATATAACATATTTCCATTGGAACAATGTCATTACTATGCTGTTTATAAAACCCAGTCACAATTGTATTGCCGTGTAGTCCAACTGGTACCTGAACTTTATTCCTATAATACCATGGTTTTTCCATCATTAAACAAGGCAAAACCTCTACATGACAATGTCCAATCCTTTGTAATGTATCCTTTACTCTTTTTGTCTTAAAGTTTTGCTGACCAGCCATAGAAAGATGTTGAAGATGGCATCCTCCACATTGTTTAAACAAAGGACACCTAGGTTCAACTCGATAAGGACTTTGCTGATAAACTTCTATTAATCGTCCAATTGCATAATTCTTCAAAACTTTAATAATCTTAATTTTACCAACTTCATCAATTAACATATTCTTGACAAAAACAGGAAATCCATCAACTTTAACAATTCCCTGACCATCGTGAGAATAATCTATACATTTAGCTTCTAAATATTCATTCTTTTGCATTTTGTCCTCCAAAAAAAACGAGCATAGCCCGTTTATTCATTTGTATCCTTTAAAGTGCTCTCTGCTTTTTCCTTACTCTCTTTATCTTTAACTGATGCAAGGGTATAAGAGAATTCATCATTTTGTACATGTTTTGTTCCAAAGATAGGGAAATCTTTACTATCTTGAGAAGTTAAGTACAAATTCACTTCATATTGAGATACATTATCAATTTTTCCAAATAAAGTACTATACGTTTTTCCATCTTCTTTTGGTTTTCCAACAAGCTTATCTAATGTTTGCACAACATTTTCAGCTATCTTTTGAGCATCTTTTGTCTTCATTCCTGGCTTATATACAATATCCACTTTTAATTGCTTA harbors:
- the rlmD gene encoding 23S rRNA (uracil(1939)-C(5))-methyltransferase RlmD; this encodes MQKNEYLEAKCIDYSHDGQGIVKVDGFPVFVKNMLIDEVGKIKIIKVLKNYAIGRLIEVYQQSPYRVEPRCPLFKQCGGCHLQHLSMAGQQNFKTKRVKDTLQRIGHCHVEVLPCLMMEKPWYYRNKVQVPVGLHGNTIVTGFYKQHSNDIVPMEICYIQNNESNRLVNRVRNLLQEAQENPYDKMSHQGNIRHILVKYGLTSQQLMLVLITYQDSIKNINTIVKTLKNEFPDLKTIIQNINKKHDNVILGDKVKVIDGPGYIEDELLGNIYRISVKSFYQVNPKQVEHLYQKAIEFADLKPTDEVIDAYCGIGTISLSMAKYVKKVYGVEIVEQAIIDAKENAQRNHVSNVEFTCQDAGEFMVEFAKQQKHIDVVMVDPPRKGCSQVFLDQLVTLSPDKIIYVSCDVATQARDIAYLQEHNYQVDICQPVDMFPQTHNIENIIRLSKKTLI